From Gemmatimonadota bacterium, one genomic window encodes:
- a CDS encoding FtsX-like permease family protein yields MLKNHFVIALRHLFANKGYFFINTMGLSTGIACSLLVFLFVRQEWTFDTFHEKADRIYRVNVSGQGFDGTPFRTATTPIPLAPALKRQFPGVVETVRIRQFGGGLVVRVGDDTFREDRMLTCDPSFFQVFSFPLIEGDPETVFADFNALVISRSIAEKYFGQESALGRQLTIRDEPFTVTGVTEDIPGNSSIQFDFLLPFERTIGMNPFLADAVDSWNYSVTSTYAELSDPQQADLLTEQFPDFSRAHFSGQMSRMLETQALTDTHLDPGVGNGLGTASDPNRSYILISVALLVLFIACVNFTNLAICRSSTRAKEVGLRKVFGAQQSQIAGQHLGESLVLSCFALVLGVILAHLFLPIFNSLSGSSLVLDYLSSGSTLAALLAFTLLVALVSGSYPSMVLSRFNPVAIFQQRIQVGGPNLLIRGLMVVQFGLSAALVVSILVMTRQLEFARTGDLGYNAENIVVIEKDQDSGSLDVFRNRVISYEGVLNVTGVSNSFGPNQGLAQAAYADTAGNRLEAFMYTVDYDYVKTLELNLVSGRDFSREFGGDESGSCIINEAAARSMGWEDPVGRTLPHGVTVVGVVEDYHYRSMHHEIEPVILTLNPVVFGDDDMDRINFFMVRVSERGLPATLDLLREAWAEVAPGSPFGYFFLDDDLARFYVEEANLARIFTYSAVFALLIACLGVYGLVSLEVVRRTREVGIRKVMGAAVSDIMGLLSKQFVYLVLIANVLAWPAAWLLMNEWLADFAYRAELGVGPFVLAGLVVLGITLVTVSLQTFRSALINPADTLRRE; encoded by the coding sequence ATGCTGAAAAACCACTTCGTCATCGCGCTGCGACACCTCTTCGCCAACAAGGGCTACTTCTTCATCAACACGATGGGGCTATCGACAGGTATCGCCTGCAGCCTGCTCGTATTCCTCTTCGTGCGCCAGGAGTGGACCTTCGACACCTTCCACGAGAAAGCGGACCGGATTTACCGCGTGAACGTATCGGGACAGGGATTCGACGGCACGCCGTTCCGCACCGCGACTACACCGATTCCGCTTGCGCCGGCGCTGAAACGCCAGTTCCCCGGGGTGGTCGAAACAGTCAGGATTCGACAGTTCGGGGGTGGTTTGGTGGTGCGTGTCGGGGACGATACGTTCAGGGAAGATCGCATGCTCACCTGCGATCCCTCGTTCTTCCAGGTGTTTTCGTTTCCGCTTATCGAAGGAGATCCCGAGACGGTATTCGCCGATTTCAACGCCCTGGTAATCAGTCGGTCCATTGCGGAGAAGTACTTTGGGCAGGAAAGCGCGCTGGGCCGGCAACTCACGATCAGGGATGAGCCGTTTACCGTGACCGGCGTGACGGAGGATATCCCGGGCAATTCCAGCATCCAGTTCGATTTCCTGCTTCCCTTCGAGCGGACGATCGGCATGAACCCCTTTCTCGCCGATGCCGTTGACAGCTGGAACTACTCGGTCACTTCCACGTACGCGGAATTGTCGGATCCTCAACAGGCCGATCTGCTCACGGAGCAGTTCCCCGATTTCTCCAGGGCCCATTTCTCGGGGCAGATGTCCAGGATGCTGGAAACCCAGGCGCTCACGGACACCCACCTGGACCCGGGCGTAGGGAACGGCCTGGGTACCGCCAGCGATCCGAACAGGTCCTACATACTGATCAGCGTCGCGCTGCTCGTCCTTTTCATTGCGTGCGTCAACTTCACGAACCTGGCCATATGCCGTTCGTCGACCCGCGCGAAGGAGGTCGGACTCCGCAAGGTGTTCGGCGCCCAACAGTCGCAGATCGCGGGGCAGCACCTGGGCGAATCGCTGGTGCTGAGTTGCTTCGCCCTCGTGCTCGGGGTGATCCTGGCCCATCTCTTTCTGCCTATCTTCAATTCGCTGTCGGGGAGTTCGCTCGTCCTCGACTACCTTTCAAGCGGTTCCACCTTGGCCGCGCTCCTGGCGTTCACCTTGCTGGTCGCCCTTGTATCCGGCAGCTACCCGTCCATGGTCCTTTCCCGGTTCAATCCGGTCGCAATCTTCCAGCAGCGGATCCAGGTCGGCGGTCCTAACCTGCTCATCCGGGGCCTCATGGTCGTGCAGTTCGGGCTGTCCGCGGCGCTCGTCGTCTCCATTCTCGTCATGACGCGGCAGCTGGAATTCGCCCGGACCGGGGATCTTGGATACAATGCCGAGAACATCGTCGTGATCGAGAAAGACCAGGATTCCGGCAGCCTGGATGTTTTCCGGAATCGGGTGATATCCTACGAGGGCGTGCTGAACGTGACCGGTGTATCAAACTCCTTCGGTCCGAACCAGGGACTGGCCCAGGCCGCGTACGCCGACACGGCCGGTAACCGGTTGGAAGCGTTCATGTATACCGTGGACTACGACTACGTGAAGACCCTGGAACTGAACCTCGTCTCTGGTCGCGATTTCTCGAGGGAGTTCGGGGGTGACGAATCGGGATCATGCATCATCAACGAGGCCGCGGCCAGGTCGATGGGATGGGAAGATCCTGTGGGCCGCACGCTGCCGCACGGCGTCACGGTCGTCGGCGTGGTGGAAGACTACCATTACCGGTCCATGCACCACGAGATCGAACCCGTCATACTCACCCTCAATCCGGTGGTGTTCGGGGATGATGATATGGATCGGATCAATTTTTTCATGGTGCGCGTCAGCGAGCGGGGCCTGCCCGCCACGCTGGATCTGCTGAGAGAAGCATGGGCCGAAGTGGCGCCGGGATCGCCCTTCGGGTACTTCTTCCTGGATGACGACCTTGCCCGTTTCTACGTGGAAGAGGCCAACCTGGCGCGGATCTTCACCTATTCGGCGGTATTCGCCCTGCTGATCGCCTGCCTGGGTGTATACGGCCTGGTTTCCCTGGAGGTCGTCCGACGCACACGGGAGGTCGGCATCCGCAAGGTGATGGGTGCCGCCGTATCGGACATCATGGGCCTGCTGTCGAAACAGTTCGTCTACCTCGTCCTCATCGCGAACGTCCTTGCCTGGCCGGCAGCCTGGTTGCTCATGAACGAATGGCTGGCGGACTTCGCCTACCGCGCCGAACTCGGCGTGGGGCCATTTGTCCTGGCAGGTCTCGTGGTCCTGGGCATAACCCTGGTCACCGTCAGCCTGCAGACCTTCCGGAGCGCCCTGATCAATCCGGCGGATACCCTGCGCCGCGAGTAG
- a CDS encoding glutamyl-tRNA reductase: MDVPGRIRPPRSPARGTRGRSARQGGVMHLTLVGLSHHTAPIDVRDQAVLTKSLQEKALSFVKASSGILEAVLLSTCNRSEMYATTDEEHTDPGPIEAWFHEIHGVDEGVLSPYLYHRRDEAVIRHLFRVVSSLDSMVVGEQQILGQVREAYMQSLNTKNTGLVLNRLFEKALAVGKQVRETTEIGTGSVSVSSVAVELARKIFKDLRQHTAMLIGAGETGERTAEYLVDQGVKRLIVANRTYDRAADLAHRYDGIAVSLQDGLQMISDVDIVISSTGATEPVVGRDRMAEIMHDRRNRPIFLIDIAAPRDIDPRVRDLYNVILYDMDDLQSVVDDNAEARKAEAQKVEAIVETEVERLLAWYQNLSIAPTIAQLRHFAEDVRHQEIGRAFAQLGHLSVDDRETVEKMTRAIVNKLLHQPTVQLRNTSDPEHRDYHLYSLRHLFGLDEHGNDKNGAEQE; encoded by the coding sequence ATGGACGTCCCTGGTCGAATCCGACCTCCTCGATCTCCTGCGCGCGGGACGCGCGGAAGAAGCGCGCGACAGGGTGGAGTCATGCATCTCACACTCGTCGGACTAAGCCACCATACCGCGCCCATCGACGTGCGCGACCAGGCGGTGCTGACGAAGTCGCTCCAGGAAAAGGCCCTCTCCTTCGTGAAGGCCTCGAGCGGCATCCTGGAAGCGGTGCTGCTGTCCACGTGCAACCGCAGCGAAATGTACGCGACCACCGACGAGGAACATACCGATCCCGGCCCTATCGAGGCGTGGTTTCACGAGATCCACGGCGTGGACGAGGGCGTCCTGTCGCCCTACCTCTATCACCGGAGGGACGAGGCGGTCATCCGGCACCTGTTCCGGGTGGTCTCCAGCCTGGATTCGATGGTCGTCGGGGAGCAGCAGATCCTCGGCCAGGTCAGAGAGGCTTACATGCAGTCGCTGAATACGAAGAACACGGGACTGGTCCTCAACCGGTTGTTCGAAAAGGCGCTGGCCGTGGGCAAGCAGGTGCGGGAGACCACGGAGATCGGGACGGGCTCGGTTTCCGTCAGTTCCGTGGCGGTCGAACTCGCGCGGAAGATCTTCAAGGACCTGCGGCAGCATACGGCCATGCTGATCGGCGCGGGAGAGACCGGCGAGCGGACCGCGGAGTACCTCGTCGACCAGGGCGTGAAGCGGCTGATCGTCGCCAACCGGACCTACGACCGGGCCGCGGACCTGGCCCACCGCTACGACGGGATCGCCGTATCGCTGCAGGACGGGCTGCAGATGATCTCCGACGTCGATATCGTCATCAGTTCCACCGGCGCCACGGAACCGGTGGTGGGAAGGGACCGGATGGCGGAGATCATGCACGACCGCCGCAACCGCCCCATATTCCTGATCGATATCGCCGCGCCACGGGACATCGACCCTCGCGTGCGCGATCTCTACAATGTCATACTCTACGACATGGACGATCTGCAGTCGGTGGTGGACGACAACGCGGAGGCGCGGAAGGCGGAAGCACAGAAGGTGGAGGCGATCGTCGAGACCGAGGTAGAGCGGTTGCTCGCGTGGTACCAGAACCTCTCCATCGCGCCCACCATCGCCCAGCTCCGCCACTTCGCGGAGGATGTCCGGCACCAGGAGATTGGCCGCGCCTTCGCCCAGCTCGGTCATCTCTCCGTTGACGACCGGGAGACGGTGGAGAAGATGACCCGCGCCATCGTGAACAAGCTGCTTCATCAACCGACGGTCCAGCTCAGGAACACTTCCGATCCGGAGCACCGGGACTACCACCTCTACAGCCTGCGCCATCTCTTCGGACTCGACGAACACGGGAACGACAAGAACGGCGCCGAGCAGGAATAG
- a CDS encoding bifunctional precorrin-2 dehydrogenase/sirohydrochlorin ferrochelatase, with protein sequence MKKYYPAFVDIEDQPCLVVGGGAIAEEKARSLLECGGVVTVISPDLTDGLRDQVDRGALRWLSRPYGPGDVRGYRLVISATDSTEVNERVYRDAEAEGIMVNVVDVPPLCRYIVPSIVRQGDLCIAISTGGKSPALAKKIRGQLEGAYGPEYAELLDLLGAYRPRMKAAYPDETETRARLWTSLVESDLLDLLRAGRAEEARDRVESCISHSSD encoded by the coding sequence CGACATCGAAGACCAGCCGTGCCTGGTGGTGGGCGGCGGTGCGATCGCGGAGGAGAAAGCAAGATCGCTGCTCGAATGCGGCGGGGTTGTTACCGTGATCAGCCCCGATCTGACGGACGGACTGCGGGACCAGGTGGACCGCGGCGCACTGCGCTGGCTTTCGAGGCCGTACGGACCCGGCGACGTCCGCGGCTACAGGCTGGTCATCTCGGCGACCGATTCCACGGAAGTCAACGAGCGGGTCTACCGGGACGCCGAGGCGGAGGGCATCATGGTCAACGTGGTGGACGTGCCGCCGCTTTGCCGGTACATCGTACCCTCCATCGTCCGGCAGGGCGACCTGTGTATCGCCATTTCCACGGGAGGCAAGAGTCCCGCGCTGGCGAAGAAGATCCGCGGGCAGCTGGAAGGGGCCTACGGGCCCGAGTACGCCGAACTGCTCGACCTGCTGGGCGCGTACCGCCCCCGGATGAAGGCCGCGTACCCCGATGAAACCGAAACGCGCGCGAGGTTATGGACGTCCCTGGTCGAATCCGACCTCCTCGATCTCCTGCGCGCGGGACGCGCGGAAGAAGCGCGCGACAGGGTGGAGTCATGCATCTCACACTCGTCGGACTAA
- the cobA gene encoding uroporphyrinogen-III C-methyltransferase gives MNAEFPDKTESPGGSASESSSGGSASAATPGMVYLVGAGPGDPGLITVKGLSCVRRADVVVADFLADDRLVAEAPGHAERIRVPWRPGRQAEINDLLVRHSRAGKTVVRLKGGDPFVFGRGGEEGLHLQRSGIPFEVVPGITAAVAVPAYAGIPVTHREITSSMTVVTGHVSQDRDRTDLDWEALAKRIGTLIFYMGARNLPFIAERLIEHGRPKDTPVALIQWGTTAEQRTLVGTLDDIVSRARSASFTPPVLIVVGEVVALRPQLDWFESKPLFGVRVLVTRARDQAGELSEALVRHGAEPVEAPLIRIEAPDDWRAVDAALADLSGFDHVVFTSRNAVEAFFSRLNHKGLDARSLGGVRVAAVGRATAGALRSRGIEADDQPEVFRAEKLVEALAGDRDLHDARILFPAADIAGPAVEEGLAAAGAYVTRVTVYRTVLEEGLPDDIASMLEDGKIHLAVFASSSTVSAFAKAAGPDGPQRWTRGVRIACIGPSTAETAAEAGLSVDVVPVQATVPALVDAIVRDRLAAGERLE, from the coding sequence ATGAACGCCGAGTTCCCTGACAAGACCGAATCTCCGGGCGGGTCCGCATCCGAATCGTCGTCGGGCGGGTCCGCATCCGCCGCGACGCCGGGCATGGTGTACCTGGTCGGTGCGGGCCCCGGCGACCCAGGGCTGATTACCGTGAAGGGCCTTTCCTGCGTGCGGCGGGCCGACGTCGTCGTTGCCGACTTCCTCGCCGACGACCGGCTGGTGGCGGAAGCGCCGGGCCACGCCGAGCGTATCCGCGTGCCCTGGCGCCCGGGGCGTCAGGCGGAGATCAACGACCTGCTGGTGCGGCACAGCCGGGCCGGGAAGACCGTGGTCCGGTTGAAGGGCGGCGATCCCTTCGTGTTCGGCCGGGGCGGCGAGGAGGGGCTGCATCTCCAGCGCTCCGGGATCCCCTTCGAGGTCGTTCCCGGCATCACGGCGGCCGTCGCGGTACCGGCCTACGCCGGCATACCGGTGACCCACCGGGAGATCACTTCGTCCATGACGGTCGTCACCGGCCACGTTTCGCAGGACAGGGACCGGACAGATCTCGACTGGGAGGCGCTTGCCAAACGGATCGGCACATTGATCTTCTACATGGGCGCGCGGAACCTGCCCTTCATCGCGGAAAGACTGATCGAACACGGCCGGCCGAAGGACACGCCCGTCGCGCTGATCCAGTGGGGCACCACGGCGGAGCAAAGGACCCTCGTCGGCACGCTGGACGACATCGTGTCCAGGGCCCGGTCCGCTTCCTTCACGCCGCCCGTGCTGATCGTCGTAGGCGAGGTGGTGGCGCTGCGTCCGCAGCTCGACTGGTTCGAATCGAAACCGCTTTTTGGCGTACGCGTGCTGGTCACGCGCGCCCGGGACCAGGCCGGCGAGCTGTCGGAGGCGCTCGTACGCCATGGCGCGGAGCCGGTCGAAGCACCGCTGATCCGGATCGAAGCGCCCGATGACTGGAGGGCGGTGGATGCCGCGCTGGCCGATCTCTCCGGTTTCGATCACGTGGTGTTCACCAGCCGGAACGCCGTGGAGGCGTTTTTCTCCCGGCTGAATCATAAGGGCCTGGATGCCCGGTCCCTGGGCGGGGTCCGCGTCGCCGCGGTGGGCCGGGCCACGGCCGGCGCGCTGCGAAGTCGCGGGATCGAAGCGGACGATCAACCCGAGGTATTCCGGGCCGAAAAGCTCGTTGAAGCCCTGGCCGGCGACCGCGACCTTCATGATGCGCGGATCCTCTTCCCCGCGGCGGACATCGCGGGCCCCGCCGTGGAGGAAGGACTGGCCGCCGCCGGCGCGTACGTGACCCGGGTGACGGTCTACCGGACCGTCCTGGAGGAGGGCTTGCCGGACGACATAGCGTCCATGCTGGAGGACGGGAAGATCCATTTGGCCGTGTTCGCGAGTTCGTCGACCGTGTCGGCGTTCGCGAAGGCCGCGGGGCCGGACGGTCCGCAACGATGGACCCGGGGCGTACGCATCGCGTGCATCGGTCCTTCCACGGCGGAAACCGCCGCGGAGGCGGGCCTGTCCGTGGATGTCGTGCCCGTCCAGGCCACGGTCCCCGCGCTCGTGGACGCGATCGTGCGCGACCGGCTGGCCGCGGGGGAGCGGCTCGAATAA
- the hemB gene encoding porphobilinogen synthase: protein MMAFPVHRLRRLRRTERLRRMVGETRLSVDDLIYPLFICPGEGVRAPVDSMPGVERLSVDQGAEVCREVSDLGIPAVMLFGIPEHKDTYGSGAYADDGIVQRAIRAIKQAAPGLTVIGDVCLCEYTDHGHCGVIKEDDVENDATLRLLVRTALSQAKAGADLVAPSDMMDGRVGAIREALDDERLTHVPIMAYSAKYASAYYGPFRDAADSVPQFGDRRSYQMDPANSNEALREVELDLEEGADIVMVKPALAYLDVIHRVKSTFEVPVAAYNVSGEYAMIKAAGQMGWIDEERIVLESLTAIKRAGADMILTYFAREVARGLQSG from the coding sequence CTGATGGCATTTCCCGTACACAGACTGCGGCGCCTGCGCCGCACCGAGCGGTTGCGCAGAATGGTCGGCGAGACCCGGCTGTCCGTGGACGACCTGATCTACCCCCTGTTCATCTGCCCGGGAGAAGGCGTCCGTGCCCCGGTGGATTCCATGCCCGGTGTGGAGCGGCTGTCGGTGGACCAGGGCGCGGAGGTCTGCCGCGAAGTCTCGGACCTGGGCATCCCGGCCGTCATGCTCTTCGGCATTCCGGAGCACAAGGACACCTACGGTTCCGGCGCTTACGCGGACGACGGCATCGTCCAACGGGCCATCCGCGCGATCAAGCAGGCGGCGCCGGGACTCACCGTCATCGGTGACGTGTGCCTCTGCGAGTACACCGATCACGGCCATTGCGGGGTCATCAAAGAAGACGACGTGGAGAACGACGCCACCCTTCGGCTGCTCGTCCGGACGGCGCTCTCACAGGCGAAGGCCGGCGCCGACCTGGTCGCGCCGTCGGACATGATGGACGGCCGCGTGGGCGCGATACGGGAGGCCCTCGACGACGAGCGGCTTACGCACGTCCCGATCATGGCCTATTCCGCCAAGTACGCTTCGGCCTACTACGGGCCCTTTCGCGACGCCGCGGACTCGGTCCCGCAATTCGGCGACCGCCGTTCCTACCAGATGGACCCGGCGAACTCCAACGAGGCGCTCCGGGAAGTGGAGCTGGACCTCGAGGAAGGCGCCGATATCGTCATGGTCAAGCCGGCCCTGGCCTATCTCGACGTGATACACCGGGTGAAATCGACTTTTGAAGTGCCGGTGGCCGCCTACAACGTGAGCGGGGAATACGCCATGATCAAGGCGGCGGGACAGATGGGATGGATCGATGAAGAAAGGATTGTCCTGGAGTCGCTGACCGCCATAAAGCGCGCCGGAGCCGACATGATCCTTACCTACTTCGCGCGGGAGGTCGCGCGCGGACTCCAATCCGGTTGA
- the hemL gene encoding glutamate-1-semialdehyde-2,1-aminomutase, translating into MNRSRSSTLFDQALRSMPGGVNSPVRNFGRVGGRPVFMERGAGSKVYDVDGNAYIDYLGSWGPLILGHGHPAVVEALKKACERGTSFGTPTEAEIRLAERVKTAFPSIELIRMVNSGTEATMSALRVARGYTGRDLAVKFEAGYHGHGDSFLIQAGSGAATFGIPDSPGVPSDLAKMTLNLPYNDIGAVRAALSERGDDIACVIVEPVAGNMGMIPPAEGFLECIREETEKRGIILIFDEIITGFRIAFGGAQERFGITADMTCLGKIIGGGLPVGAYGGRREIMETVAPVGAVYQAGTLSGNPLAMTAGDETVKQLQEPGVYERLENLASRLGDGLRTAAAAARVPAYLTRVGSMMCTFFTDQAVDNFEAASTSDADTYGRYFWNMLDRGVYLAPSRLETGFVSLAHTEEDIDRTLDAARESMNILVN; encoded by the coding sequence ATGAACCGTTCCCGATCCAGCACGCTCTTCGACCAGGCCTTGCGATCCATGCCGGGCGGGGTGAACAGCCCCGTGCGCAATTTCGGCCGGGTCGGAGGCCGCCCCGTCTTCATGGAACGGGGCGCGGGGTCGAAGGTCTACGACGTGGACGGCAACGCGTACATCGACTACCTGGGATCCTGGGGGCCGCTGATCCTGGGCCACGGCCATCCCGCCGTGGTCGAAGCTTTGAAGAAGGCCTGCGAGCGGGGCACGAGTTTCGGCACGCCCACGGAGGCCGAGATCAGGCTGGCGGAACGGGTCAAGACCGCCTTTCCGTCCATCGAACTGATTCGCATGGTCAACTCCGGTACGGAAGCGACCATGAGCGCCCTGCGCGTAGCCCGCGGATATACGGGACGGGACCTGGCGGTCAAATTCGAGGCGGGGTACCACGGCCACGGGGACAGCTTTCTCATTCAGGCCGGGTCGGGCGCCGCCACGTTCGGCATCCCCGACAGCCCCGGCGTGCCCTCGGACCTGGCGAAGATGACCCTCAACCTGCCGTACAACGACATCGGTGCCGTCCGGGCTGCCCTGTCGGAGCGGGGCGACGACATTGCCTGCGTGATCGTCGAGCCGGTCGCCGGCAACATGGGCATGATCCCGCCGGCCGAGGGATTTCTTGAATGCATCCGGGAAGAAACGGAGAAGCGGGGCATCATCCTGATCTTCGACGAGATCATTACGGGATTCAGGATCGCTTTCGGCGGCGCGCAGGAACGGTTCGGCATCACGGCAGACATGACCTGCCTGGGTAAAATCATCGGCGGAGGCCTCCCCGTCGGCGCCTATGGCGGGCGAAGGGAAATCATGGAAACCGTGGCCCCCGTCGGGGCGGTCTACCAGGCCGGCACACTATCGGGCAATCCGCTGGCCATGACCGCGGGCGATGAAACGGTGAAACAGCTTCAGGAACCCGGTGTCTACGAGCGGCTCGAAAACCTGGCTTCCCGGCTCGGCGACGGCCTTCGCACCGCGGCGGCAGCGGCCCGCGTTCCCGCGTACCTGACGCGCGTCGGGTCCATGATGTGTACCTTCTTCACCGACCAGGCCGTCGATAACTTCGAGGCCGCTTCCACTTCGGACGCGGATACGTACGGGCGTTATTTCTGGAACATGCTGGACCGGGGCGTCTACCTGGCGCCCTCGCGCCTCGAAACGGGGTTCGTGTCCCTGGCCCACACTGAAGAGGACATCGACCGGACCCTCGACGCGGCCCGGGAGAGCATGAATATTCTGGTAAATTAG
- the hemC gene encoding hydroxymethylbilane synthase, giving the protein MASSLIIGTRGSRLALVQAHSVARDLEADRDDLAVEVRVLTTKGDADRDASLDTFGGEGVFVKELERALVSGEIDAAVHSLKDLPTSLPDGLAIASVPERVDARDALISRAGAGLDDLPTGARVATGSPRRRAQLQHYRPDLRFTGIRGNIDTRLKKLEEPDGPDAIVLAVAGLQRLGWTDRISEILAPEVCMPAVGQAALAIETREDDQPTLEAARRIDDLPARQAVTAERSFLHRIGGGCHTPVGSWGRIEDGGLVLDAVLAADDGVWLVRQSLRGQPEESADLGRRLAEAVLEQAAQADPSRPADPARPSLPSSPTTESQ; this is encoded by the coding sequence ATGGCTTCTTCACTGATCATAGGCACCCGCGGCAGCAGGCTGGCCCTGGTCCAGGCCCATTCGGTGGCCAGGGACCTGGAAGCGGACCGCGACGACCTGGCCGTGGAGGTGCGCGTCCTCACGACGAAGGGCGACGCGGACCGGGACGCCTCTCTGGACACCTTCGGCGGCGAAGGCGTCTTCGTCAAGGAACTGGAACGGGCCCTGGTCTCGGGAGAGATCGACGCGGCCGTGCACAGCCTCAAGGACCTGCCCACGTCCCTTCCCGACGGCCTGGCGATCGCCTCGGTTCCGGAGCGCGTGGACGCGCGCGACGCCCTGATCAGCCGCGCCGGCGCCGGGCTGGACGACCTGCCGACGGGCGCCCGCGTCGCCACGGGGAGTCCGAGGCGGCGGGCTCAACTGCAGCACTACCGGCCGGACCTGCGCTTCACGGGGATCCGCGGGAACATCGACACCCGGCTGAAGAAACTGGAAGAACCGGACGGTCCGGACGCCATCGTGCTGGCCGTGGCGGGGTTGCAGCGGTTGGGCTGGACGGACCGCATCTCCGAAATATTGGCTCCGGAAGTCTGCATGCCGGCCGTGGGCCAGGCTGCGCTCGCGATCGAAACCCGGGAGGACGATCAGCCCACCCTGGAAGCGGCGAGGCGCATCGATGACCTTCCGGCCAGGCAGGCGGTGACGGCGGAACGGTCCTTTCTCCACCGTATCGGCGGCGGTTGCCATACACCGGTCGGCTCCTGGGGGAGGATCGAGGATGGAGGCCTGGTACTGGATGCCGTCCTGGCCGCCGATGACGGCGTATGGCTCGTGCGTCAATCCCTGCGCGGACAGCCGGAAGAGAGCGCCGATCTGGGCCGCCGGCTGGCCGAGGCGGTGCTGGAACAGGCCGCACAGGCCGATCCGTCCCGGCCGGCTGATCCCGCTCGGCCGTCCCTGCCGTCTAGTCCGACCACGGAATCCCAATGA